The window CTGGAGCAATACGTGCTCAAGCAAACCGAAGCCATGCGCAGCCTCTCTCAAGAATTTGATTTGCTCAACAAATAACAATAAAGCATCACAGATTGGCTGGCGGGCAAGCCCCGGCAGCCAATCGGCAACCATACGCCGGAGCCGCCGGCATTTCGTCCGCAGGCAGATGTTTAGCGTTGCCAGCGAAATACCGCCGCCCCACACAAACAAGGAGCTTTCTCATGAACATCGAACGCTGGTTCAGCGGCCTGTTGGCGCTGGCCGCCATCGGCCTGCTCACGCTGGCCTGGGGCTATACCGCACCCATTGCCTACGACCCCATCGGCCCGCGCCCTTATCCGATGCTGGTTTTATCACTGTTGGCGCTGGCCTGTATTTATCTGGTTTTGCGCCCGAGCACACTCACCGGCGCCCTCAATCTCGGCTACACCCCCGCCATCTTGAAAAACATCGGCCTGTGTATTTTGTGTCTGCTGGCTTATGCGCTGTTGTTCGAGCTGATCGGTTTTCCGGCCGCC of the Uruburuella testudinis genome contains:
- a CDS encoding tripartite tricarboxylate transporter TctB family protein, producing MNIERWFSGLLALAAIGLLTLAWGYTAPIAYDPIGPRPYPMLVLSLLALACIYLVLRPSTLTGALNLGYTPAILKNIGLCILCLLAYALLFELIGFPAATALMAFCIGKLFGGSTRACIISGICLGALLYTLFDVLLDVPLPLGFFG